The following are encoded together in the Sphingomicrobium clamense genome:
- a CDS encoding DEAD/DEAH box helicase — protein MNINGLPTLLSEAISARGYTSLTSVQNEVAAEKARGRDLLVSAQTGSGKTVAFGLGMADSLFDEKERLPSPGAPLALVIAPTRELALQVSRELRWLYEKAHASVATCVGGMDPSRERRALRQGAHIVVGTPGRLRDHLERGALDLSELRVAVLDEADEMLDMGFRDDLEELLDAAPEGRRTFLFSATLPKPIVALAKRYQRDALRISTVGEERGHGDIEYLAVTVSPAEIEHAVVNLLRFHEAETAILFCATRDNVRHLHSTLLERGFKAVALSGEHSQNERNQAMQALRDQRARVCVATDVAARGLDLPTLSLVIHVEIPRDAEVLQHRSGRTGRAGKKGTAILLVPYPRRKRVASMLRYAKIDAQWTDPPSAEDIQKKDRERLLDKLVEPVEANDADRELAAQLLEKKSAEEIALALVHAHRAKMPAPEELLGGRGGHDRDEPKKKHREGFEDTVWFRMNIGRRQNADPRWLLPLICRRGHVTKNEVGAIRINPHDTFFQIPTGIADRFCEALQRTGGPDGEDDSGVIIEPAPDRASPQPHKPAPRGKIKPAGRKPDRPRSPRGGKPPFKKPHRKGGPKKRFSKD, from the coding sequence ATGAACATCAACGGTCTTCCTACGCTTCTTTCCGAAGCCATCTCCGCGCGCGGCTATACCTCGCTCACCTCCGTCCAGAATGAAGTCGCTGCCGAGAAGGCGCGAGGACGCGACCTGCTCGTCTCGGCCCAGACGGGGTCCGGCAAGACGGTCGCGTTCGGCCTCGGCATGGCCGATTCGCTGTTCGACGAAAAGGAGCGACTGCCCTCTCCCGGCGCGCCGCTGGCGCTGGTGATCGCCCCGACGCGCGAACTGGCGCTCCAGGTCAGCCGTGAACTGCGCTGGCTCTATGAAAAGGCCCATGCCTCGGTCGCAACCTGCGTCGGCGGGATGGACCCGTCGCGCGAGCGTCGCGCTCTTCGGCAGGGCGCGCATATCGTCGTCGGCACGCCCGGTCGCCTGCGCGACCATCTCGAGCGTGGTGCACTCGACCTTTCGGAATTGCGCGTCGCAGTGCTCGACGAAGCCGACGAGATGCTCGACATGGGCTTTCGCGACGACCTGGAAGAGTTGCTCGACGCCGCCCCCGAAGGGCGCCGCACCTTCCTCTTCTCCGCCACCCTGCCCAAGCCGATCGTGGCACTGGCCAAGCGGTACCAGCGCGATGCCCTTCGCATTTCGACCGTCGGCGAAGAACGCGGACATGGCGATATCGAATATCTGGCCGTGACCGTATCCCCGGCCGAGATCGAACATGCGGTGGTCAACCTGCTTCGCTTCCACGAGGCCGAGACCGCGATCCTATTCTGTGCGACGCGCGACAATGTCCGGCATCTCCATTCGACGCTTCTCGAGCGCGGGTTCAAGGCCGTCGCGCTCTCGGGCGAGCATTCGCAGAACGAGCGGAACCAGGCGATGCAGGCGTTGCGCGACCAGCGCGCCAGGGTTTGCGTGGCCACCGACGTCGCCGCGCGCGGGCTCGACCTGCCCACGCTCAGCCTTGTCATTCACGTCGAGATTCCGCGCGACGCCGAAGTGCTGCAGCATCGATCCGGGCGGACAGGTCGCGCGGGCAAGAAGGGCACGGCGATCCTGCTGGTGCCCTACCCGCGCCGCAAACGCGTCGCCTCGATGCTTCGCTATGCCAAGATCGACGCGCAATGGACCGACCCGCCCTCTGCCGAAGATATCCAGAAAAAGGACCGCGAACGCCTGCTCGACAAGCTGGTCGAGCCGGTCGAGGCGAATGACGCCGACCGCGAACTTGCCGCGCAACTGCTCGAGAAAAAGAGCGCCGAGGAAATCGCTCTCGCGCTGGTCCATGCGCACCGCGCCAAGATGCCTGCGCCCGAGGAATTGCTTGGCGGGCGCGGCGGTCACGACCGCGACGAGCCCAAGAAGAAGCATCGGGAGGGGTTCGAGGATACGGTGTGGTTCCGGATGAATATCGGACGCCGCCAGAATGCCGATCCGCGCTGGCTGCTCCCGCTTATCTGTCGCCGCGGTCATGTGACCAAGAACGAGGTCGGTGCGATCCGTATCAACCCGCACGACACCTTCTTCCAGATCCCGACCGGCATTGCCGATCGTTTCTGCGAAGCGCTCCAGCGCACCGGCGGTCCCGACGGCGAAGACGATAGCGGCGTGATCATCGAACCGGCGCCCGACCGGGCAAGTCCGCAGCCTCACAAGCCCGCGCCGCGTGGCAAGATCAAGCCGGCTGGCAGGAAGCCGGACCGACCGCGGTCGCCGCGTGGCGGGAAACCACCCTTCAAGAAGCCCCATCGCAAGGGCGGGCCGAAGAAGCGCTTCAGCAAGGATTAG
- a CDS encoding prolyl oligopeptidase family serine peptidase, producing the protein MRFSTMLLAGAALPLAACTTMGDETVTTTIDEETLVETTDPAPVEVESADQEDPYLWLEEIEGEAALAQVKEWNAETEAKLADVPGVEERAERARKILNDPNRLVTGSVIGDKVLNHWQDENNKRGLWRIADLDDYLAGDPEWTTLIDVDALSEEEGEAWVWHGANCLAPAYERCLVSLSPGGSDADIMREFDLTTGTWVEDGFMVPLGKSSVAWVDEDTLLVAKDEGGDSLTESGYPRTAKLWTRGTDWSEARQILDVEREQVWLFPTALMDGDKRWIFLQSGPDFFNQDRFVLVDGEPVKLDLPQSVEPQGVLDGQYIATLVDPLGDFRTGDLVSWDLEALARGETPAPKLVMRPTASQAVDSVATTDNKLWITALDDVSGKLFILDHGEDGWTAPGVIDLPDNSTLGFAAASGKRDVALVTVSSMLQPTTLYAVGSDGSTTTVQQLPEQFDASNMSVTQHFATSKDGTRIPYFLVRRNDVTEPTGTLIHAYGGFRAPSLPQYLVSEPSRSGPLALFWVESGGAYVLANIRGGGEYGPAWHEAALREKRQNSFDDLAAVAEDLIARGVARADGVAISGRSNGGVLTGAGITQRPDLYRAAIIGAPLFDMKRYHKLLAGASWVGEYGNPDDPADWAFMKEYSPYQNIKPGVEYPATFWYLSTKDDRVHPGHARKGAARLEAYGNDVYYRENLEGGHSVSTDQEANAVRAALEWAFMMKEVGTTAPE; encoded by the coding sequence ATGCGCTTTTCCACGATGCTCCTCGCCGGAGCTGCCTTGCCGCTTGCCGCCTGCACCACGATGGGGGACGAAACCGTGACGACCACGATAGATGAAGAGACGCTGGTCGAGACGACCGACCCCGCCCCGGTCGAAGTCGAAAGCGCCGACCAGGAAGACCCCTATCTCTGGCTCGAGGAAATCGAGGGCGAGGCTGCCCTTGCGCAGGTCAAGGAATGGAATGCCGAGACCGAGGCCAAGCTTGCCGACGTCCCGGGCGTCGAGGAACGCGCCGAACGTGCGCGCAAGATTCTCAACGATCCCAATCGCCTCGTCACCGGGAGCGTAATCGGAGACAAGGTCCTCAACCACTGGCAGGACGAAAACAACAAGCGCGGCCTGTGGCGCATTGCCGACCTCGACGACTATCTTGCGGGTGACCCCGAATGGACGACGCTGATCGACGTCGATGCGCTGTCGGAGGAAGAGGGCGAAGCATGGGTGTGGCACGGCGCCAACTGCCTCGCGCCCGCTTATGAGCGCTGCCTCGTGTCGTTGTCGCCCGGCGGTTCGGATGCCGACATCATGCGCGAATTCGACCTCACGACCGGCACCTGGGTCGAAGACGGCTTCATGGTCCCGCTCGGCAAGAGCTCGGTCGCATGGGTCGACGAAGACACGCTATTGGTCGCCAAGGACGAAGGCGGCGATTCGCTGACTGAAAGCGGTTACCCGCGCACTGCAAAGCTCTGGACTAGAGGGACGGACTGGAGCGAGGCGCGGCAAATTCTCGACGTCGAGCGAGAGCAGGTGTGGCTGTTCCCGACCGCGCTCATGGACGGCGACAAGCGCTGGATCTTCCTCCAGAGCGGTCCCGACTTCTTCAATCAGGATCGCTTCGTGCTGGTCGATGGCGAGCCGGTGAAGCTCGACCTGCCGCAGTCGGTCGAGCCGCAGGGCGTGCTCGACGGGCAATATATCGCGACGCTGGTCGATCCGCTCGGCGACTTTCGCACCGGCGACCTCGTCTCGTGGGACCTCGAAGCACTCGCGCGTGGCGAAACGCCCGCGCCCAAGCTCGTCATGCGTCCGACCGCCAGCCAGGCGGTCGACAGCGTGGCGACGACCGACAACAAGCTGTGGATCACCGCGCTCGACGACGTCTCGGGCAAGCTGTTCATTCTCGATCATGGCGAGGACGGCTGGACCGCTCCGGGCGTCATCGACCTGCCCGACAATTCGACGCTCGGCTTCGCAGCCGCCTCGGGCAAGCGCGACGTTGCGCTGGTGACGGTCAGTTCAATGCTCCAGCCGACGACGCTCTACGCGGTCGGGTCGGACGGCAGCACCACGACCGTCCAACAGCTTCCCGAGCAGTTCGACGCGTCGAACATGTCGGTCACGCAGCATTTCGCGACCTCGAAGGACGGGACGCGCATTCCCTATTTCCTCGTCAGGCGCAACGACGTGACCGAGCCGACGGGGACGCTGATCCACGCCTATGGCGGGTTCCGCGCACCCTCGCTGCCGCAATATCTGGTGTCCGAGCCGTCGCGCTCGGGCCCGCTCGCGCTCTTCTGGGTCGAAAGTGGCGGCGCCTACGTGCTCGCCAATATCCGCGGTGGCGGCGAATATGGGCCGGCATGGCACGAGGCGGCGCTGCGCGAGAAACGTCAGAACAGCTTTGACGACCTCGCGGCCGTGGCCGAAGACCTCATCGCGCGCGGCGTCGCGCGTGCCGATGGCGTCGCGATCTCTGGTCGTTCCAACGGCGGCGTGCTGACCGGGGCAGGGATCACCCAGCGTCCCGATCTCTATCGCGCCGCGATCATCGGCGCGCCGCTATTCGACATGAAGCGCTATCACAAGCTGCTCGCGGGTGCCTCGTGGGTCGGAGAATATGGCAATCCCGACGACCCCGCCGACTGGGCGTTCATGAAGGAGTACTCGCCCTATCAGAACATCAAGCCGGGCGTCGAATATCCGGCCACCTTCTGGTACCTCTCGACCAAGGACGACCGGGTCCATCCCGGCCATGCGCGCAAGGGCGCTGCACGGCTCGAGGCTTATGGCAACGACGTCTATTATCGCGAAAATCTCGAGGGCGGGCACTCGGTCTCGACCGACCAGGAAGCCAATGCCGTGCGCGCCGCGCTCGAGTGGGCCTTCATGATGAAGGAAGTCGGGACGACCGCGCCCGAATAG
- a CDS encoding DUF4230 domain-containing protein has product METATITKRHWVGLTIAGLAVLAVLLGFRLIERAERGPDPETIVATSLEAMQAQNRLVPFSARFVSVVTSRQKRLGLFEAERTLILPGTVRYEVDLAKLEADDLSWDESSRTLRVTIPEVELAGPEVDLPAAREYGETGILGAVTDAEELLDDANRARAVADLKKQAGGSVPLGLAREAARDAVARNFLLPLRAAGMDDISVEARFASDPTPSTERADVSTSYQNAMSEAQRRRAAQGE; this is encoded by the coding sequence ATGGAAACCGCTACCATCACGAAACGACACTGGGTCGGACTGACCATCGCCGGGCTGGCGGTGCTGGCCGTCCTGCTCGGTTTCCGGCTGATCGAACGGGCGGAGCGTGGGCCCGACCCCGAGACCATCGTCGCGACCAGCCTAGAGGCGATGCAGGCGCAGAACCGTCTCGTGCCCTTCAGCGCACGCTTCGTGTCGGTCGTGACCTCGCGGCAGAAGCGGCTCGGCCTGTTCGAGGCGGAACGGACGCTGATCCTGCCCGGCACGGTGCGCTACGAAGTCGATCTCGCAAAGCTGGAGGCTGACGACCTTTCCTGGGACGAAAGCAGCCGCACGCTGCGCGTGACGATCCCCGAAGTCGAATTGGCCGGCCCCGAAGTCGACCTGCCCGCCGCACGCGAATATGGCGAAACCGGAATCCTCGGCGCGGTCACCGACGCGGAGGAACTGCTCGACGATGCCAATCGCGCCCGCGCCGTGGCCGACCTCAAGAAGCAGGCGGGCGGGAGCGTGCCGCTGGGCCTTGCCCGCGAGGCCGCGCGCGACGCAGTAGCGCGCAATTTTCTATTGCCGCTCCGCGCTGCGGGAATGGACGATATCAGCGTGGAAGCGCGCTTTGCCAGCGATCCTACCCCCTCGACGGAGCGCGCGGACGTTTCTACATCGTATCAAAATGCCATGAGCGAGGCGCAACGCCGCCGCGCTGCACAAGGAGAATGA
- a CDS encoding BlaI/MecI/CopY family transcriptional regulator, protein MTKRISEAELDVMEALWGHSAALTATEVAERVPQERGWSLPTVKTMLSRLVAKNAVRHEQDGRRYLYSPAIERADYVGGESKRMVERLFGGKLSPLVAHLAESDSLDAEDVAEIEKLLKALKK, encoded by the coding sequence ATGACCAAGCGAATCAGCGAAGCCGAACTGGACGTGATGGAGGCCCTCTGGGGCCACTCCGCCGCGCTCACCGCAACCGAAGTGGCGGAGCGAGTGCCTCAGGAACGCGGCTGGTCGCTGCCGACGGTCAAGACGATGCTTTCGCGCCTGGTCGCCAAGAATGCGGTGCGCCACGAACAGGATGGCCGCCGCTATCTTTATTCGCCCGCGATCGAACGCGCCGATTATGTCGGTGGCGAGAGCAAGCGGATGGTCGAGCGCCTGTTCGGCGGCAAGCTGTCGCCGCTGGTCGCACATCTCGCCGAGAGCGACTCGCTCGATGCCGAGGACGTCGCCGAAATCGAAAAACTGCTGAAGGCATTGAAGAAATGA
- a CDS encoding L,D-transpeptidase family protein, whose translation MKQLAIVLAAGSLVLTTPVSASETNTENSESDVRSEFSVDASNLKRSYFFDGVEYDYSRAEVTLLGDISGGKNTLETYAARAEAAKQAEQGYRDMQERFGVHEIAPNKFKWNDEGAKGETRVVVSISRQLAFFYKGDTLVGAASVTTARDGKLTPQGIFPVWMKKDIHYSKAYDNTPMPYTQFLDEYGIALHAGPNPGYPASAGCIRLPKEFAKRIYAMNEIGTEVLIGA comes from the coding sequence ATGAAACAGCTGGCCATTGTGCTGGCGGCGGGTTCGCTCGTCTTGACGACCCCTGTTTCCGCCAGTGAAACCAACACTGAAAACAGCGAAAGCGACGTTCGCTCCGAATTCTCCGTCGACGCTTCGAACCTCAAGCGCTCCTACTTTTTCGATGGCGTGGAATATGACTATTCGCGCGCCGAAGTGACGCTGCTCGGCGATATTTCGGGCGGCAAGAACACGCTCGAAACCTATGCCGCGCGCGCCGAGGCCGCCAAGCAGGCCGAACAGGGCTATCGCGACATGCAGGAGCGGTTCGGTGTCCATGAGATCGCGCCCAACAAATTCAAGTGGAACGATGAGGGCGCCAAGGGCGAAACACGCGTGGTCGTTTCGATCTCGCGCCAGCTCGCCTTCTTCTACAAGGGCGACACGCTGGTGGGCGCCGCATCGGTTACCACTGCGCGTGACGGCAAGCTGACCCCGCAGGGCATCTTCCCGGTGTGGATGAAGAAGGACATCCACTATTCCAAGGCGTACGACAACACGCCGATGCCCTACACGCAGTTCCTCGACGAATATGGCATCGCGCTTCATGCGGGTCCCAACCCTGGCTATCCCGCCAGCGCCGGTTGCATTCGCCTTCCCAAGGAGTTCGCCAAGCGCATCTATGCGATGAACGAGATCGGCACCGAGGTGCTGATCGGCGCATAA
- a CDS encoding DUF4112 domain-containing protein, which yields MTDAIPPSKRKDPQAIRARVEKLEVLLERMFTVPGINQPVGLDAMLSLIPGVGTVSAAALGSYIAWEARNLGLPKWKMARMSLNIGFDMLLGAIPVVGVVPDFFFRSNSRNLRIIRKHLDKHHPLEPAS from the coding sequence ATGACCGATGCCATTCCCCCGTCCAAGCGCAAGGACCCGCAGGCCATCCGCGCACGGGTGGAAAAGCTCGAGGTGCTGCTCGAGCGCATGTTCACCGTGCCGGGTATCAACCAGCCGGTCGGACTCGATGCGATGCTGTCGCTGATCCCGGGGGTTGGCACGGTCAGCGCAGCGGCGTTGGGCAGCTATATCGCCTGGGAAGCGCGCAACCTCGGCCTGCCGAAATGGAAGATGGCGCGCATGAGCCTCAATATCGGGTTCGACATGCTGCTGGGCGCAATCCCGGTCGTCGGGGTGGTCCCCGACTTCTTCTTCCGCTCGAACAGCCGCAACCTGCGCATCATCCGCAAACATCTCGACAAGCACCACCCGCTGGAACCCGCCTCGTAA
- the grxD gene encoding Grx4 family monothiol glutaredoxin — protein sequence MSDVKTRIDDMVKSNDVVLFMKGSKLFPQCGFSSRAVAILDHTGTDFETVDVLQDQDIRQGIKEYSDWPTIPQLYVKGEFVGGSDIMMEMFESGELHQMLGVEKAG from the coding sequence ATGAGCGACGTGAAAACCCGGATCGACGACATGGTGAAGAGCAACGACGTGGTGCTCTTCATGAAGGGCTCCAAGCTGTTCCCGCAGTGCGGCTTTTCGAGCCGCGCGGTCGCGATCCTCGACCATACCGGCACCGACTTCGAAACGGTCGACGTGCTGCAGGACCAGGATATCCGCCAGGGCATCAAGGAATATTCCGACTGGCCGACGATCCCCCAGCTTTACGTGAAGGGCGAATTTGTCGGCGGTAGCGACATCATGATGGAAATGTTCGAAAGCGGCGAACTGCACCAGATGCTGGGTGTCGAAAAGGCCGGCTAG
- a CDS encoding YceI family protein, producing the protein MIRIALAATALALSFPAASQEATEMPGVADPTRVTAGTYAADPAHTLVGWEVSHFGFNPYFGSLGDVEGTLTIDPADLESAKVDVSLPITSLSLVSADLREHLLRPGKDGGDPDFFGPEPGEARFVSTRVVQRSDTQAYIYGDLTMNGATNPIAIAATFSGAGTNPMNQAETIGFTGVAVIKRSEYGVSAFIPVISDEVKLTISAAFEKQE; encoded by the coding sequence ATGATCCGTATCGCCCTTGCCGCTACCGCTCTTGCCCTATCCTTCCCCGCCGCTTCACAGGAAGCGACCGAGATGCCGGGCGTCGCCGATCCCACGCGCGTCACCGCCGGCACCTACGCCGCCGACCCGGCGCACACGCTGGTCGGCTGGGAGGTGAGCCATTTCGGCTTCAACCCCTATTTCGGCTCGCTCGGCGATGTCGAAGGCACGCTCACGATCGATCCCGCCGATCTCGAGTCCGCGAAAGTCGACGTGTCCCTGCCGATCACGTCGCTCAGCCTCGTCAGCGCAGACCTGCGCGAACATCTCCTGCGCCCCGGAAAGGATGGCGGCGATCCCGATTTCTTCGGTCCCGAACCAGGCGAGGCACGCTTCGTCTCGACGCGTGTCGTCCAGCGTTCCGACACGCAAGCCTATATCTACGGCGACCTGACGATGAACGGTGCCACCAACCCCATCGCGATCGCAGCGACGTTCAGCGGCGCGGGCACCAACCCGATGAACCAGGCCGAGACGATCGGCTTTACCGGCGTGGCCGTCATCAAGCGGTCCGAGTATGGCGTGTCCGCATTCATTCCGGTCATTTCGGACGAGGTGAAACTGACGATCAGCGCGGCGTTCGAAAAACAGGAATAG
- a CDS encoding MBL fold metallo-hydrolase, which produces MEPLEDGIARLLAENPSPFTYTGTQTYFVGGPSEVIVVDPGPAMNAHVDAILDAIGERKLVAITCTHTHRDHSPASRPLKEATGAPIIGCAPLALETAGPRADASFDADYAPDRILEDGDTLEADGFVLTAVATPGHTSNHLCYAVGDALLTGDHVMGWSTTVVVPPDGDMGAYMDSLEKLRLREDRVYYPAHGPQVDKPSRLVRHMIGHRMQRERQILKRLEAGDRDIETLVLNCYPGLDPRLRPAAGGSVTAHLVELERQDRVERLSEDTWKPLPSRNDTGSD; this is translated from the coding sequence ATGGAACCGCTCGAGGACGGGATCGCGCGCCTGCTGGCGGAGAATCCTTCGCCTTTCACCTATACGGGGACGCAGACCTATTTCGTGGGTGGGCCGAGCGAGGTGATCGTCGTCGATCCGGGGCCCGCGATGAATGCCCATGTCGACGCAATCCTCGACGCCATCGGCGAGCGCAAACTGGTCGCGATTACTTGCACGCATACCCATCGCGACCATTCGCCGGCCTCGCGTCCGCTCAAGGAGGCGACCGGCGCACCGATCATCGGCTGCGCTCCGCTGGCGCTTGAGACGGCAGGACCGCGTGCCGACGCGTCCTTCGATGCGGACTATGCGCCCGACCGCATTCTCGAGGATGGCGACACGCTGGAAGCCGACGGGTTCGTCCTGACGGCGGTCGCAACCCCCGGGCACACGTCCAACCATCTCTGCTATGCGGTTGGCGACGCGCTGCTGACCGGCGATCATGTCATGGGCTGGTCGACGACCGTCGTCGTTCCGCCCGACGGCGATATGGGCGCCTATATGGATAGCCTCGAAAAACTGCGCTTGCGCGAAGATCGTGTATACTATCCCGCACACGGCCCGCAGGTCGACAAGCCTTCGCGACTTGTCCGCCATATGATCGGCCATCGCATGCAGCGCGAGCGGCAGATCCTCAAGCGACTCGAGGCCGGAGACCGGGACATCGAGACGCTGGTTCTCAATTGCTATCCCGGGCTCGATCCGCGCCTTCGCCCCGCCGCGGGAGGTTCGGTCACCGCGCACCTCGTCGAACTGGAACGGCAGGACAGGGTCGAACGTCTTTCAGAGGACACATGGAAACCGCTACCATCACGAAACGACACTGGGTCGGACTGA
- a CDS encoding M56 family metallopeptidase, translating to MTDWLLDTLIWTSALMLLVLLLREPVRRQFGAGVAYALWVIPAARILMPTLTHTVERAPPAPVSIPASEQVLPMAFSGTPYLASAVETSAAQPSLVEQLGGWPLILTFAWLAGAGALFGNRMWAYAKERRRILAKAETIGQSGRVRIVRSDAVEGPLAFGILSPVIAVPENFREYFTQSERRLALEHELAHHRSGDLVANFIAFVLLSLQWFNPLAWASYAAFRFDQEAACDARVLDRADDPAAYGRAIAKAASGRALLFASALDKKSTLKRRLKSMINTTTKGRRRFGQLMVLGCVAVALPLTATKAVEYVETQPTAPTAPKAPKAPKAAKAPSTAPAPVAPVAPVAAPAPTVPVAPVAANVFVQDNQKPYSQMTAEERAEFDEGMRELREALEEIRAERVEVRADIQGAMDDARMDIDIEEIRAEMAEGQAEIDQAIAEVRRDSASLREEGKDPAVIIASLEAAKASLAAVDVAQITADAMASVDMNAIQAQVEASMAAAEAGIRASLAEMEERRRQ from the coding sequence ATGACCGACTGGCTTCTCGATACCCTGATTTGGACCAGTGCGTTGATGCTGCTCGTACTTCTCCTGCGCGAGCCGGTGCGGCGCCAGTTCGGTGCCGGTGTCGCCTACGCATTGTGGGTGATTCCGGCTGCGCGCATTCTCATGCCCACCCTGACCCATACGGTCGAGCGCGCACCGCCGGCACCGGTGTCTATTCCCGCGAGCGAGCAGGTGCTTCCCATGGCTTTTTCGGGAACTCCCTATCTCGCGTCGGCGGTCGAAACGAGCGCTGCGCAGCCCTCTTTGGTCGAGCAACTGGGCGGCTGGCCGCTCATCCTGACCTTCGCATGGCTGGCGGGGGCCGGCGCGCTGTTCGGCAACCGGATGTGGGCCTATGCGAAGGAACGTCGCCGTATTTTGGCCAAAGCCGAGACGATCGGCCAATCGGGACGCGTGCGCATCGTTCGCTCCGATGCCGTCGAGGGCCCGCTCGCCTTTGGCATCCTGTCGCCCGTGATCGCGGTCCCGGAGAATTTTCGCGAATATTTTACGCAGTCCGAACGACGCCTCGCGCTCGAGCATGAGCTCGCGCATCACCGTTCGGGCGATCTCGTCGCCAATTTCATCGCTTTCGTCCTGCTCTCTCTCCAGTGGTTCAACCCACTTGCCTGGGCGTCCTACGCAGCTTTCCGGTTCGACCAGGAAGCCGCCTGTGACGCGCGGGTTTTGGACCGGGCCGATGATCCCGCCGCCTACGGGCGCGCGATTGCCAAGGCCGCTTCGGGCCGGGCGCTGCTCTTTGCGAGCGCGCTGGACAAGAAGTCGACCCTCAAACGGAGATTGAAGAGCATGATCAACACTACCACCAAGGGCCGCCGCCGGTTCGGCCAGCTAATGGTCCTCGGCTGCGTCGCCGTGGCGCTGCCGCTGACCGCGACCAAGGCCGTCGAATATGTCGAGACGCAGCCGACTGCACCGACCGCGCCCAAGGCGCCCAAGGCGCCCAAGGCCGCCAAGGCCCCGTCCACGGCGCCGGCACCGGTGGCCCCGGTTGCGCCGGTTGCCGCCCCGGCTCCGACCGTGCCGGTCGCGCCCGTCGCCGCGAATGTCTTCGTGCAGGACAATCAGAAGCCCTACAGCCAGATGACCGCCGAGGAACGTGCCGAGTTTGACGAGGGCATGCGCGAGCTGCGCGAAGCGCTCGAGGAAATCCGTGCTGAACGCGTCGAAGTGCGCGCGGACATCCAGGGAGCGATGGATGACGCGCGCATGGACATCGATATCGAAGAGATCCGCGCCGAAATGGCCGAGGGCCAGGCCGAAATCGATCAGGCGATCGCTGAAGTGCGCCGCGATTCCGCGTCACTCCGCGAAGAGGGCAAGGATCCTGCAGTGATCATCGCCTCGCTTGAGGCGGCCAAGGCCTCGCTGGCTGCGGTCGATGTCGCCCAGATCACCGCCGACGCCATGGCCTCGGTCGACATGAATGCGATCCAGGCACAAGTCGAAGCCTCCATGGCTGCAGCCGAAGCCGGAATTCGCGCCTCGCTCGCCGAAATGGAAGAGCGTCGGCGCCAATAG
- the nadA gene encoding quinolinate synthase NadA, translated as MGAELLEEIQRLKKERNAVILAHYYQKPEIQDLADFVGDSLDLSRKAANTDAEVIAFCGVRFMAETAKILSPEKTVILPDMDAGCSLEDSCPPDQFKAFRDAHPDHIALTYINCSAEVKALSDIIVTSSSAQVILDQIPKDQKIIFGPDRHLGGYLARKSGRDMLLWPGICIVHQAFSETELLKLKAEHPGAPVAAHPECPPHIIDHADHVGSTSSILKFCATTDSETVLVATEPHIIHQMEKARPDKTFIGVPGGDGNCNCNMCPYMALNTLEKLYVALRDLEPRIEMSDKLMNAARKPLDRMLDMAGRTVGQGDVGTPKFVNKD; from the coding sequence ATGGGTGCCGAACTGCTGGAGGAAATCCAGCGCCTCAAGAAAGAACGCAACGCGGTCATTCTCGCCCATTATTACCAGAAACCCGAAATCCAGGACCTCGCCGACTTTGTCGGTGACAGCCTCGATCTGTCGCGCAAGGCCGCCAATACCGACGCCGAGGTCATCGCCTTCTGCGGCGTGCGTTTCATGGCGGAAACGGCCAAGATCCTCTCGCCCGAAAAGACCGTCATCCTGCCCGACATGGATGCCGGCTGCAGCCTCGAAGACAGCTGCCCGCCCGATCAGTTCAAGGCGTTTCGCGACGCCCACCCCGATCACATCGCGCTGACTTACATCAACTGCTCGGCAGAGGTGAAAGCGCTGTCCGACATCATCGTCACGTCGAGCTCGGCGCAGGTCATCCTCGACCAGATCCCTAAGGACCAGAAGATCATCTTCGGCCCCGACCGCCATCTCGGCGGCTATCTCGCGCGCAAGAGCGGGCGCGACATGCTGCTGTGGCCGGGCATCTGCATCGTCCATCAGGCCTTCAGCGAGACCGAACTGCTCAAGCTCAAGGCCGAGCATCCCGGCGCGCCGGTCGCGGCGCACCCGGAATGTCCTCCGCACATCATCGACCATGCCGATCACGTCGGCTCGACCAGCTCGATCCTCAAATTCTGCGCGACTACCGACAGCGAGACCGTGCTGGTCGCGACCGAGCCGCACATCATCCACCAGATGGAAAAGGCGCGCCCCGACAAGACTTTTATCGGCGTCCCCGGCGGCGACGGGAACTGCAATTGCAACATGTGCCCCTACATGGCGCTCAACACGCTCGAAAAACTCTATGTCGCGCTGCGCGACCTCGAACCGCGGATCGAGATGAGCGACAAGCTGATGAACGCCGCCCGCAAACCGCTCGACCGTATGCTCGACATGGCCGGCCGCACCGTCGGCCAGGGTGACGTCGGCACGCCCAAATTCGTCAACAAGGACTGA